A portion of the Sebastes fasciatus isolate fSebFas1 chromosome 2, fSebFas1.pri, whole genome shotgun sequence genome contains these proteins:
- the LOC141783470 gene encoding ATP-binding cassette sub-family C member 12-like isoform X2, whose protein sequence is MIGSTSFSSWWLSFWIQNGDGSSNNTTTNNGDISQNPDLRFYQMIYGGMLLVMVLLSIIKCFSYTWVTLNASCKLHDTMFKKIFYSPMSFFDTTPTGRILNRFSKDQEEVDIVLPLHMSTFLDFSLLVAFIIITISGVFPLMLVAVAVIGALFTLIMFIFQRSVRQMKRMENISRSPCISLTTSTLQGLSTIHAYNIRDRHIQLFKELNDINSIHYLLFHSGTRWVSFWTDFMATVMTLLVSLFVVLSGNDIISPALKGLALSYTMQLTGMFQYVVIQSTEVEARFNSVERLQEYITTCTSEAPRHIKEAQLPEDWPKSGTITFKGYKMRYRENTPIVLNGLDFFIQAGEKLGIVGRTGSGKSSLGVALFRLVEPEAGTILIDGVNIMDIGLQDLRSKLSIIPQDPVLFIGTVRYNLDPFDNYNDEEIWAALEKTYMKDSISKLEGELQAPVMENGENFSVGERQLICMARALLRNSKIILLDEATASIDAETDASIQNTVHEAFQDCTMLTIAHRINTVMNADRILVMENGEVAELDHPDVLKQRPDSLFASLLAAANTVNT, encoded by the exons tctTCCAATAACACAACTACAAACAACGGCGACATCTCACAAAACCCAGACCTGCGCTTCTACCAAATGATTTATGGCGGGATGTTGCTTGTCATGGTGTTACTTTCCATCATCAAATGCTTCTCCTACACTTGGGTCACCTTGAATGCCTCCTGCAAACTCCACGACACCATGTTCAAGAAG ATTTTCTACAGTCCCATGAGTTTCTTTGACACAACGCCAACAGGCCGCATTCTCAACCGGTTTTCCAAAGATCAAGAGGAGGTGGACATTGTGCTTCCCCTCCACATGAGCACTTTCTTGGATTTCAGTCTGCTGGTCGCCttcatcattatcaccatctCGGGTGTCTTCCCCCTCATGCTGGTAGCTGTGGCTGTTATTGGAGCTTTGTTCACCCTCATTATGTT TATCTTCCAGAGGAGTGTCCGTCAGATGAAGAGGATGGAGAACATCAGTCGCTCTCCCTGCATCTCTCTCACCACCTCTACCCTGCAGGGCCTCAGCACCATCCATGCCTACAACATAAGAGACAGGCACATACAACT GTTCAAGGAACTGAATGACATCAACTCCATCCACTATTTACTGTTTCACTCTGGGACACGTTGGGTCTCCTTCTGGACGGACTTCATGGCTACGGTCATGACCTTATTGGTGTCTCTGTTCGTAGTGCTCAGCGGTAATGATATCATTAGTCCAGCTTTGAAAGGCTTGGCCTTGTCCTACACCATGCAG CTGACAGGCATGTTTCAGTACGTAGTGATACAGTCGACAGAGGTGGAGGCAAGATTCAACTCGGTGGAGCGGCTGCAGGAATATATCACG ACTTGTACGTCTGAGGCCCCAAGGCACATCAAGGAGGCTCAACTTCCAGAGGACTGGCCAAAGAGTGGAACCATCACCTTCAAGGGCTATAAGATGAGGTACAGAGAGAATACACCCATTGTTCTGAACGGACTCGATTTCTTCATCCAAGCTGGAGAGAAGCTGGGCATTGTGGGAAGGACAGGCTCTG GGAAGTCCTCTCTCGGCGTGGCTTTGTTCAGGCTGGTGGAGCCAGAAGCAGGAACCATCCTGATAGATGGTGTGAACATTATGGACATTGGTCTGCAGGATCTGCGCAGCAAATTGTCTATCATCCCCCAGGATCCTGTGCTATTTATTGGCACAGTCAG GTACAACCTGGACCCCTTCGATAACTACAACGATGAGGAGATCTGGGCGGCGCTGGAGAAGACCTACATGAAGGACTCA ATCTCCAAACTGGAGGGGGAACTACAGGCGCCGGTGATGGAGAATGGAGAGAACTTCTCTGTAGGAGAAAGACAACTGATATGTATGGCTAGAGCACTACTCCGCAACTCCAag ATCATTCTTTTGGATGAGGCAACAGCATCCATCGATGCAGAGACAGACGCCTCGATCCAGAACACAGTTCACGAAGCCTTCCAGGACTGCACCATGCTCACCATCGCCCATCGTATCAACACTGTGATGAACGCAGATCGTATTCTGGTCATGGAGAACGGAGAg GTGGCAGAGTTGGATCATCCAGATGTGCTGAAGCAAAGACCAGACTCTCTGTTCGCCTCACTCCTCGCTGCTGCGAACACTGTGAATACCTGA